CGGTCTCTCCCCCAAATGAGTACAATCCAACATCTAACATTGTGTTCTACTTTGCAAGAGATCATAAATCTTCtcacaaaaaaggaaaaagaaaaagaaaaaagaaaagctgACAGGTCCAGGATTTACAATTTATGGATTCAGCAACCTTAAGTAAATCATatcattatatatttatatttaatataaaagcacgaatgtttCATGCTAAATATTGAAGGACCAAAATATTCTTGCAATATTAATCGACTTTTATAACCTTCAGaactaaattattttttcataTAAATAACTCCATGTTAGATAAAATTGTAAAATTAAGAACCTTACCTTataatatttaggattttaaaatcaATTCAATTTTTACTACAAATTTTGTACTGGGAACATAATTGAACAATCAGAGCTTGCAAAGGAAAACTTTGTGATGGAACGAGATTGAGGAATTTGTGCTTGCAAAGGAAACTTTGTACGGAGTCTCAATTTAATTAGGAATTAATTGCATATTATACATTAATAAATTTTTTACAAAATATCGATGATCTTTCTCTTTTTAGTATTTGTGGAGTGGTGACacttaggggtgtcaatggttcgttcggtcggttattttataaaatttgtaccattcaattttttggttattctatcatgtataatcaaaattagacttttcgaaaccgtcccaatcatgacggtttctcttcggtatcggtacggttcggtaaaTTTTCGGTAATTTTTTAATttcatgtaaaagtcactagtagaagtagaatgcaataacatgcGTACTTTTACAAGTCTTAGCAAAACTCCATGACATTTTTACAGTTTAaaaggtgatgaattaagaaaatatgaaacatggctagagtatagatcaATCAAACTATTCTACCTcagcgtaaaagaaactaaataaatacaaaaataatataaatcacacgagtggaatAATATTAACTAAGTTGGGATTCAATAACAATATGAGTAGCACAATAAGTTTGGGAATTAAGATTTTGAgcttaattacttgttggcttgtaattgtttcataattccaaggcctaagaaaaaatttaatgatttattatatttaaacttaatatataaatatattgttcacattgtaaatttattcggtacgattcggtattttttcggtttatttttataaaataaaaaacctatactaattatcggtacaattataaatttatataaaaacttacgattttattaaaaaaacctAAATTTTGATTTAATACGGTACGATTTAATCGATTTAGTCGATGTTTAAATATCCATTTACACTCCTAGTGATACTACTTACGTATTTAATCCCGTCTATCAATATCACTTTTGCGGCAGTCTCTCCAACTCCAAGATATGCGAGTACACGAGTTTTTATTTTCGGGTTAATAGAGAAAGTGATATGTTAGAGTTTATTTATAGCACATGTAAAAACACTCGCCATAAGAATACAACTTAATGATACGTTAAAAAAACTCGAATTTGTAAAATATTAGAATCTGAATCAAATTCTATCTACTTTAGTACTCATATCATCAAGTTCATCATACATTTGGAAAAATATTCTTATTATTTGTGATCTAAGATGATCGCTTGGAGATTGTTTCTTCACAGGCCTTTCTAGAATTATTTGGTCATGATTTTTATCGTAGGatctgtttacccgtaaaacgatacagttaaatttgttacgtggtttatagacaagcaaaCTGATTTGATCCCAAAAATGGTAAAGAAATACGATTGAAAATAAAACTTAGCAATTGAAATTAAAGAAGATGGCAAGCCTGGCTCCGAGTGTCTCCGAGGATAGAAATGAAAGCAATGTAAAAGAATTAACGAAATTACTTAATTTAGCATGAAGATgaaatacaaaataaattttGCCAAGAATTTTCGTATCTTACAATGGCTATTGAGCatgctatttatagctataccgagggaaacaagatcctaggatcaagccccactTGAATGATAATGAAGGAGTCATTGATGAATTTATAACGGCGGGCCAAGAATGCAAATATTCTCCGCAACGGATGTCCATTTAATATTAGAGAATATTCTTCACTGAATGTTATCCAACGGCAAATATTCGACCTGCTCCTGTTGGCTTGCTCCCTTCGGGGTCTATCCGATGTCAACTGCACCTGTTATTCCCGGTCCTAGTTATTACTTGATTCGCCTTTTACTTGTCTTCGATTCCACATATCATGCTATCATTTGACCATATATTATAAGCCAATTTTTCTCTATATAGATAGTCCCTCTGCTTTCCGTTGACATATTTTTGTGTCATCGGAAAGTTGGTGAAGATCCCTTTCTTGGCGGGAAACCTCCTGAACAGTCTCTAACGCTTGAAAGGACGCACACCTTCTCGCATTTAATATTCCGAACATGTGTTACCACACGATTCAATAATATTTTCGCCGATTTTCGAGGTAATGATGACCACGATTTTTACTGTCTATATCTGTACTTTTTCTCGTCACTTTACCTCTTTCACTTCCAAAATTTTTATAAGTTTATCATCTTCTTTGCACTCAATATCCTCCTGCTTAGAAACTTTCATCTTCTCTAActttttctaaaaatattattGCCTTTTTATTACCATCGCTTTTGCTACTGCAGCTTTTAGAAAATCTAGTCTTCTCTTCGGTGGAGACCCCAAAAGaaacaaagataaagaagctgATGTTGATTCTGAGCCTCCCACTGTAAACACCATTATACCCAAACACCTAAGTACCGTTAATGACTTTTAAGAGAAGGCTCTAGCTGCGTCTTCGCAAACTTGGGCTGTTAGTAGATACGCCTCCTCCATTCGCACATATGGAGACTGGGGAGACTGGGGAAACCCTAACCCTTGCACATATGCTGAACCTTTACTCCCCAAAAATATTTCGTGGGAGAGTAATAAATTTCAGCAAACATTACCATCACACCCTTCTCAGCAGCGTGGACGATGACAATGATAGTGGGTGGATAGAACGATTTGTCATCATCGCCACTAAGGATATCATCCCGCCTACAACTCTGCCTTTTCCCGAGTTGTGGAACCATTTTTGTAAGTTTTTGATTCATTTTCTTCCTTCGTGAAAGGACTGTTTTTCGTTATTGTTAACTTCTTCGTTTCTCTTGTTTCAGCTACCCGGGGGAACCACGATAGATTCAAGGCCTAGACCAGTGAGTTCAAAAGATTCTGGAAATTACAACACCAGAATCCCGCCGATAGAAGGAAATGGTCCCCAAATATGGGGGGAAGGCCAAGCACCATTGTAAACCAAGTCATTCTTCACTTTATCTTTGTATGAATGTAGTTAACTTTGCTAACTCCATTTTTTGCTTGGTTCAGGACTTCCGCAGGGCTCCCTCACCTACCCCAAGGTTGACATTTTAACCGTCATCGAGGAGGCTAAGAGGGCGCTACAAAGTACCCTTGCTCGAAGCAGTGCATGCATACCTGCTTCCGGTAAGGGTGCTTCCTCTCGCAGTCCCCATCCAGAGAACCAGCAACCAAAAAGATGACATTCTTCCTCGGTTGGGGCTCAAAATAAAAAAGCAAAGAAGGAAATGACTAAGCTAGTCATAGTGGTCGTTGTAGAGGAGGGGGAAAGCCAGTGATGAAGTTGCCCCCttcaaaggaaaagaaaatcttcatcagctcaaccggATGCTCATCGGGGAGAGCTTCAAAGTCCGTCCACAGAGGAGGTCCAAGTGCTTTGGAGCAAGATggatttggtagataatgccaaTTCTAGCTTTTGGCCCCCCATTATCGTCTCCGATCCAAGAAGTTCGGACCCCGAGCCTCTCTTGCCTTCAGCCACCGAGCAACCAACAACCAACATTGCCCATGCCATAACTGCTTCTCAACCTTCAATGCCAATAACTTCACGCCCCTCAACACCAGCAGTACCTTCGCCACCAGCACCCACTACATCTCCTCCACCAGCACCAAACACTCAAAAGAGGGGTGTTTCTCCTCCCCGTGCTCCTGACCAAGGGAATTTGGGGCATAATTACTCACCTCCTCCCCTAGATCCTCGAGGAATGAGGACTGCTACTCTTTCGATTTCAAAGGAGTGCCATCTGTTGTATAGGCCGGTAGAACTTGCGAACTACCTGAAGCcgttggcttcagagaaagataagAATAAAATACGTTCCCTTTCGGGGGAGCGCTTGTTGAATAATGCCATGCACAACACGACAATGGTATCGTACTTTTATTCTTACAACTTCCCTTACATTTATCTACTACAATAAGATTTCCCTTCCATTTATCTGCAAAAATTAATCCTCGATAAGCAAGTACTCGCGTCTGAGCGGGATCAACTGTTGGTCGAAAGGGACTAACTTGttgcatgacttctagtattGGAAGCAAAGGCTGCTGAGGCGGGCGAGCTTGAGGCCCGATTGCAGCAAAGTGAACAAGAGATGATAGCCCACAACCAAGAAGCCATTTCATTACACGAACAACTCCAAGAGTCTAAGTCTAAGTGGGTCGAGCTCCAAGATAATGTACTTGCTGCTGTCGAGCGCAAGTCTGCCTCCGAGAAACAAGTGAATAACTTGAAagtagccttgaactccaaaattgagGAGGCCAATGCCGCCGAGGAGAAGATGGCCAAAATGGAAGAAAGATTCAAGAGGGTCATCGAGCAAAACCAGGTTCATCTATCTGCAACTCTTGATCTTGACTTGAGCCTCAGTGCCATAAGATCCGAAAGGGACAGGCTTCAGGCTGAGGTTGACAGGATTAAGGCAAAACTCCAGTTCCAAAAGGATTTCCTCGTATTGGAGAAGACGTATGCTATATATCAAGTGAGGAGGAAAACCTTGAAAGAGGTCAAATAGGGCATCATCGATATTGATGATTGCATCATTAAGGCCTGAGAACTGGAGCTAACTACTCGAGAACGTCTCCCTGTTGCTGCAGCTGATTCTTCAAGTACCGGTTCTGAGTACTCGGAGACCGAAGAAGAGATTGAATAAGATGAGGATGAAGGCCAAGAACCTGCATCTGATCCTCCCTCCTCCACCGGGGGAGACGCAGATCCTTCTATTCCTTTGGGCTCTGGCGGCGACAATGCTTAGATTTCTTCCTCTGTGTTTTTTTTGTACTTTGTAATTATGCCAAACTTTTCATTGAGTTTGGAATTTTGATAAATGAAGACGATTTTTGCTTAAGTATTGTGCAAAATTTATTTCTTTTGCGTCGAATTAGATAAAATTTTGAGTGTATTTTCGTCCAATAGCATCCAATTTCGGGCATAAGCTCTTGCGAAATTAACCCTTTAGTATGAGGATTTCATTAAGAGAGGGATTTCTTATGTTtacagtgctcttgaagaggatgcCTCATGTTCATTCCGACACAAGCATTTGGAGTtttttgttaactttcaaatgataaaatcaactcatcgtttggacaagaaataagataaaaataaaatgattttaTTAattccttctatctttaaaagtaTATAAGCATTCGTGCTAAAAACAAGAAACTGCAAACATatatggctaacttgtacaacttatttctacggggctggccatGCAGTCCCCGGTCCCAATGAGACACTATTGTTCCCGGTTCTCGCAGTCCCCGGTGATCTACTGAAATTATCAACCAAGGTCAGGAAATATCTGTAATTATCATGTCTTTACATAATAGGGGCCCAACAGATCCATGTGTATTAGTTCAATGATCTTAGTAGAAGTAGTGGTACTATGAGCAAATGGAAGTCTAGTTTGTCTGGCCATTAGACAGATTGGGCAAAAGAAAGGTTGTCTTGGAGCAAAAGTGACTGGTATTGTAGAGATCTCCTTTTTTTCTACAAAAGGTACATGCCCTAGTATATTATGCCACAAGTGATCAATAGCATTTCCATGAGACATATCAGAAGACATCAAAATGGAATTAGCATAAGAAGAGCCAGTCTTATTGCTTGAATGGAATTTACACTATTGGATGAACATGATGACTTATTTATAAATGCCGATGAATGAAGAGGGTGATTGTGACTCTTTACTCTATTTGTAGCATCAACATGTGTAGGAATACATGAACTAAAGTACTTAAAAGGATCAAAACTGAAAGCAGAAATGAAATTTGACTTAGACTCATGACTGAGACATATTCAGTAGAGGAAGTATAGGCCACTTCTTGCTTTACCAATCTCTAGAGGCCTCTTCATTTAAAGGGCATGCATTAAACAAAGATACCTATTGAAGTTAACCATACAATTGAGATGTATAATTAATGAGTGAATTCAAATGAGATTAAATTTGAAAGTTGTCACATATAACACCCTAAACAAGGTTAGATTGGGACTAAGGAATGCATATCCTATTTCTGTCACTTTGACTCTATATCTATTAGGTAGGGTATGGTAACTAAAAATGGGTAAGGTAAGGTCTTGATGTTGGTTAGAAAAGATTTTCTGTATGTCAAGTGGTTTGAGGCTTCACTATCTAGTATCCACAAGTCAGCAATAGATTTGGAATATTTATACATAGTTGTTTCTGCCATCTCTTTATAAGTAGAGCAAGCTAGAACCTGCAAAGTTTGCAGCTCCATAGGCAATGTTGTTTGGATTCTCACCTGTATTTCCAGCTTGAAAGGTCTCCACCAAGTTCAACAATTGTCCATATTGTTCTTTTGTCATACTTGGGACACCTTGTTTCGAATTCTTATTCTTAGATCCTTCAAGACTTCCACCAAAAGACTCTTCACAACCTCCATGAACATTTCAGCAGATCTTACATTTTTGCCTTTAATAAACTTGAAGTCTTGTGAAAATCCAATTTTTCTATAGCACATTTCTTTGGTGTGCCCTGGCTTCTTGCAATAGTCACAGAAAAGTCTTGACTTGTTGAGTGTGTGATTTCCTCTGAATGAGTTATTCCCGGTGCCTCGTCTGTATGGAGTATAATTGGTGTGTGGAGTATAATTGGTTCTGAATGTGTTTTGACCAGGTCCATTGGCATTGAGTGATGCAGACTCCATGGCCAAGTGATTGTTTGGCCTAACTTCTCTTTGCTTCTCCTCTTGAATTAAAATAGAGAAGGCTTGTGCAATGCTAGGCAGGGCGCCTTAGATATTTGAGACTCTCAAATAATGCCAAGGTTACATCATCCAGACTATATGCTAAATCATTTGAGAGTGAATTGAGAATCCACGATGTTACTATGTCATTACATCGAGCCCACAGGTCGAAGGTTACATCATCGGAACCCGACTTCTTACATTTTCTGGTGATGAATCtgactttattttttttttactgaaAGAGCTCTAAGGACGCCTCTCCTCCATGATCTATAACCAGTTCTGTCGAAGGCTACCAGTAGCAACAATGTTCCAGCACTTTCAGACGGGTGCATGTATAATAGACTAGTCGTGTCCAGGCTAGGGTTAGTCGTGTTTGAAGTACCTTATCTCCGGCCATGATTCAATGCAAAATTAGTAGAGAGAGCTGATAAATTATGACGAAATTGAGAAAAATTGACTCGATTAACATGTGAATATCGAAACCCTAAATTTTTGATTCTGCAATTTGAGTCCGAGCAGAAGatccttctcttcttgtggagaaggccaaatgcctcgacggtagatagatgcatctatagatcaTGCCTCTCGTCTCTCGGCAGTATACAcgtcactctggatcgggtcgtacgacctcgacataaatcgtgcttaataataataattacacgatgctttgacATTTTATTGCACTTTGTGAAGATAAATGGTTTTTtggaaattattaaattatgcaagaattatttatttctgcttgttaagtaAATTATTGCTATTCACATAAaccatgtttatttaaatatctttgtctttatattattgacccatagtgagtgtcaaagtcgacctctcgtcactagttcttcaagattagacttgatacttactgggtacacggtcttcacgtactcatgctacacttgctgtaattttgtgcaggatctgagataggtgcATCAGGCGATCCTACCGGTGCACATCCCCAAtatcctgaggcctagtggtgagctgcctttactgagccgttctgcagcacctagcaTCTCTTTGTACttgcattctgt
The DNA window shown above is from Nicotiana tomentosiformis chromosome 8, ASM39032v3, whole genome shotgun sequence and carries:
- the LOC138897145 gene encoding uncharacterized protein, with protein sequence MDLVDNANSSFWPPIIVSDPRSSDPEPLLPSATEQPTTNIAHAITASQPSMPITSRPSTPAVPSPPAPTTSPPPAPNTQKRGVSPPRAPDQGNLGHNYSPPPLDPRGMRTATLSISKECHLLYRPVELANYLKPLASEKDKNKILLEAKAAEAGELEARLQQSEQEMIAHNQEAISLHEQLQESKSKWVELQDNVLAAVERKSASEKQVNNLKVALNSKIEEANAAEEKMAKMEERFKRVIEQNQVHLSATLDLDLSLSAIRSERDRLQAEVDRIKAKLQFQKDFLVLEKTYAIYQVRRKTLKEVK